accgactaatcaaaaaaaatctgacataaattatgaaagtctgtggtaacaacaacaataagtcTGTCGAAGAACAAAAAACTGTCACTAAAATTAAATCTGTCAtaacaaactacaaaaaaactgtaaaaaaaaaatatatgtcgtGGAAAATCTTtcgtaaataataaaatctgtCGCGTATATAAAATCTGTGACAACTAAATGgaagactttaaaaaaaaaaaaaaaaaatcgaaatatcCGGGATCTACAGAAAAAATTAGGAGGgatattttggtaattttttttttcctatcaaaagaaaaaaaggtattttaggaacaaaaaaaactaaaataacccaaatattttattagttatttagGTAATAAACCCATAATTTGGGTCAAGCTAGCCTTTTTCCCTATATATAAAACAAGGGAGCACACAAAACAGATTTATTTTCCAACAGAGAGCAACTAGGAGGGATTAAATTCGAACTGGATCTTGCACTTGGACGGTCTGCCAAGCCTTAACAGGTCGTTGGTGAGTTGTAACTGTTTTTTGTGGTCTGCTTCACAAGACCAAATTTTGACCAGCTCAAGACATTGCAATTCCTCCAGGAAACGTTTCATGTGCACCAACTCGTTTTCAGTTCCCTTGTACTCTTTTATCTCTAGGACCTTCAAAGGACATGTCTCTTCGTACGAATATCTCCACTCGCAAAAACAACCATTTTGTGCGTCACAACTACTATCATAGCATGAGGATCCCTAATGAGAGGGAGGGTTAGAGATTGAAAACTTGAGTGTGTATGAATACGCAAATTTTGAATTGtacgaatatatatacatatatattttttttgggggggtttTGCTATATACCTTTAAGTGGAGAGTATGTAGATTTGGAGACGTCTCTACCAATCATTGCATAGATGGGCAGCATAAACTGGAGTTAGTTCTAACAGATAAACGCAATAGCTTCGTAAACACTGGGATTTCTATCCTGAAGAAATCAAACatctgaaacaaaataaaaccaacTAGTCGTTAACCAGCAGCAATCGTTGGATCGAAAACATCAAGAAACGTACGTTTTTAAATTTCACAAGATTTCTATTTCTTATAACAATGGAAGCCTTTTCGGTGCTTTTACATGCTCTTTTAAGTTCCCAAGTTGCGATAACACATTTacatatgaaagaagaaaagtacCTTAGAGGTTTGATAATCCGATAGTTCGAGAATCTTAACACTTCTTAACCCATTAAACAGATCCTGTGGGTTGCCTGTCCAAGACTCAAAAGTAAGCTTAGCTTCGACCAGGGAGTCAAGGTTAACAGCTTGATACTCATTCGAAACAGAATCGCAGTATTCTAAGTAGGAAAGGTTAGGAGTATCAAAAGTAACGCGCTTGGCCCTATAAGGATCGCAAGCTTTGAAGGCTTGACATGTAATGATAAGTCTCTGAAGGGTCGGACACGAAATTGTGCGTTTCCAATGTAGGCAATCATCAACACGTATAGTTAACTCCTCAAGAACATGGCAAGCGGATATAAGAGCTTGAACATCACTAGAGAAGCCAACATGATCAAGAAACAGAGTCTTAAGAGCTGGAAGAGAAGCGCTCTCAGGAACTATACCAATACCAAATCCCATTCCTAGTTTCAGGTTAACAATCGTCTTGCAAGTGAAGAACTCTAAAGGCAGTGAATAATTTGATTTACCAGCTATGAAAAGATTAAGATCCAAAACTCCACGAGTCAGCACATTGCATATCAAACTGTTGACACGAGTTGCGTCGTCAACACTCTGCTGTCGATGTTTCAGAGTGAATTGCTTTAGTGGAGAGTTGCCTGATACAGCAAATATATTATCAACGAAATCTATGAAACTCGTTGAATTATTGGGATTCCGATAGTGGAACTCGTCTAGATGAAGGTTTGGCGAGAAGGCACAAAGATTTCGCCATCtctttgagagaagagatgttGAAACAGCTTCCTTTGTCGAGAGGAATGACAAGATGTGCCCAATTATCTCATCTGGCACACTGCTGATCACATCCATCTTTTTTcataaaccctagaaaaccGTAACTTCTGCTAGAGAGGCCAATGCTAATAAGAAATAGAAACCGCAGACTCGTCCCTGTTTACGGATTTGTTTTATATGGGGATTTGTTGAATAATATTCCCTCTCTATCATAATAGCTGATATTTTTTTAGGATTAACAccaacattaaaaataataatattctttttaatactCATTTACTTAGGTAGGGGTATTGGACAGTGGAACGTGAAAAACAccaacattaaaaataataatattctttttaatactCATTTACTTAGGTAGGGGTATTGGACAGTGGAACGTGAAAGAATTTAATAGAATGATGAATTCCAGTGTTATTCGatcaaacattttataaattcttttgAAGTCTAGTGTTATTTAAGTTGTTACTTTTTTAACTCTATTAAATTCCAGTGTTATTGGATGTTATCTAGTTTTACACAACATCATTATTTAGCGAGAATTCAAGAGAATTATTAGTGTAAAATGTGAAGAATAGATTCCTAGCTTTTAAGATGAGATTtggatagataaaaaaaaatatatactcatCAATTACTCGTGACAAATTCATCATTAGTCCCGACGGCAACTATCGCTCAAGTTCCTGCCGACTATCAAAACGTCTCATATTTTCCAATTTCTTATCTTCTCCAAAAACAATTTATGGGTCATAGATTCATCGAGTCAAAAGCTCTCCATTAAAGATTCTCCATTGGAATAGAACCAGAAGCTCTCCCTCCATGTAAGTAAGAGTGACTTCAAGATTGAAACgaaaaatcaatcaatctcaAATTCTCTTCTAATAAAGGGATTGGGTACATAACCTCTCTCATTTCGAATTCTGATTTGTATATTTGATCCTCTGTTTCCAGTATTGTGTTAGCACGTCATATTCTTCTAGTCTCAGTTTTGATTTATGAAAATTACTGAGTACGGAGAAGACAACATTATCTATTATGCTAGGCTGTTCTCATCTCTCGAGTCTCGAGTATgaactatatttttttccctGAGTTTGCTCTTCTTCGTTTGCTATTTATTAAGGGCATAGCTACAGAGtttgaatttggaaatttaatttgattctcCATCTTCAATGTTTGCAGTTTTTTAgtgaaataaaaattgaatcaatCAAGAGTTCACTGCGGCGTAAAGATCGAAGAAGAACGACGGTGGCCATAAGGAGAAAGAGAGGTCACGAGGCCGAAGGCAATATTTTCtgttaaaattctataattttccattaaaatgttattaaaatataatgggtggactgataaaaaaaagatttaagaatCTTTTACTATCACTAAAAATCTGTAAATTATGACTAAAATTCTATTCAATTAAATTCTCGCAATCCACTGACCAATACCACCCccttatattttttatcacaTTTGTCATTCAAACCCATGCACATATTTaattatctctatatatatatatatatttaagacatttaacaaataaatactgGAGTTATAACctatttacaatcatgccattgacattaaatattttaaattttaaatttatgatttattaaattCTGTTaaggtttcaaatttttgtaaacaattattcCCCCATAATTGCAACTTTCCAAAACAATCAGAActgtattttattaataaacatacaaaatttcctatatttattaataattttatatgaatgaTCCAatcagatgttaaaaaaaaaatacaaaactacaATACAGAAAGtatactatacatatattttagaatattacaATATAATAACAATACTACTAtctttaaattgaaaaataaaaagaaacaaacagtCTTTTCCTTTAATAAATCACTACTTaatgaattatatgatatagttCCTAATTCCtaaagtaaaaaacaataaacttcaaacaaaacaatttttacactatctaatagatatatatttgtaaggttgtacatttaaaaagtaaaaagttttagttatatatatagttaatctataaaacaatttatatgaactatttattataaaaataaaaacattaattagttgtttgattttaagaataaaaaagcaTTAAATACACTTAAAAAATCATtctttgtgatacaagaaaaaattctaGAACATCAAACTTTATGATACAGtattttttggggttttatcaggtttttgttttttattaattgatttttatcttattttataaaaaccaaactaaaccaatgTCAACATATGTAAAACCGGACCATAAACCTTTttgaccaaacaaaaatcatacaTGAACATATATTAAGTCGTAGCATGAGTAAACTAAGCTTGATTCGAGTAAAAAAGTCAACTGAAAAAGAGCTAATTaacttaaacaaaaaagaagagaatagagTATATTTACCTCCAAAACTTATGAGTAAGTCTAGGATCCCAAGGTAAATTGTAGACCAAGAGTATAAACCAACAAATTGAGGTTCAAAGAAACTCAAGGAACTAGAGAGAGGGGCCAAAGTTACACTTCATGCATTAGTTAATCAATTTAGCTAGAAAAAAACTTGAGCTGGATCTTGCAAGGTCTTAGAAGCGTTAGCAGATCCATGGCGAGTTGCAACTTTGCTTCTTCGTTTGTTGCCCAAGCAAGAACTTTGACAAGCTCAAGACATGGCAATTTCTCCATGAGATGTTTCATTTGCTCCAACTCTCCTTTAGTTCCTCGGAATTTGGTTATCTCTAGGACTTTCACAGGACATGACAACAGAAAATTATACCCACACAAGCACTCGCAAACGGGTCCTATTCCTTGTCGATTCAGATCATTGTGCAAGGGGACCTGAAACAATATGGAAGAATATAGAGAGATATAGAAAACTTATTTTGAgttgtccaaaaaaacaaagtttaataCATTCATACCTTGATGGAAAGAGTCTCTAGATTCGGAGATCTTTTAAGCAGTAAATGGCACAAGTTTCCAACACGATCCGACCACAGTTGCAATAGATAAACGAGACAGGTTTTCAAACACTGGGATTGCTTCACGTACGGTAGtaataaaaaatctgaaaacaaaacaaaaatcaactaGTCATCATCAATCCTTTGTATTAAGAGAAAAGAATAAAGTACCTCCACGGTTTCAAGAGAAGACAAGTCCATGATCTCAACATTTCTTAGCCCATAGATCAGATTCCTTGGATTAATGCTATACTTAGGAGATCTTCTCCAAGCAAGAGTAAGCTTAGCTTCCACAAGGGCGTCAAGGTTAACAACTGGATACTCATCCGAAACAAAACCAGAGTACTTTAAGTAGACAAGACTCGGAGTATCAAAAGAAAGGCTCCTGATAGCAGACCCAACAAAACCGTAAAAGTCTGTAAAGACTTCACATTCAATGGTAAGTCTCTGAAGGGTAGGGGATGACACGGTGCGACACCATTTCAAATGTTCCCAACGCTTACCAACTATTTCTAATTCCTCAAGAACATGGCAAGCAGAAAGAAGGGCTTCAAACGAACAACCATGATGATTATAGAACCGGGCacaatcaagaaacagagtcttaagagaaggaagagaagcattctcagGAACCGTAGCAATAACAAACCCTCTTCCTAGTTTCAGTTTAACAAGTGTCTTGCAAGTGAAAACCTCTAAAGGCAGTGAACAAACACTTTTAACAATTACGTCAAGGTGAAGAAGATCCAAAACACTACGACTTAGCACATTACGTATCCAAGTGTTGATAAGAGCCGAGTCAACAACACTCTGTCGATATTTCAAGGAGAATTTGTTTAGTCGGGAGCTGCCTGACACAGACAATACCCTTTCCAAGAAATCTAGGAAACTCCATGGAATACCAAAATCAGAATTTCGATAGTCAAAGTCTTTTTCTTCAAAGCGCAAAAGATGACAGAGTGTTAACGAAATTAATAACTCAACAAATTTAACCAAGACAGAAATGATAAACCATACAACGTTCAAATAAAACACAGCAACGTCATCTCACCAGCAAGAATCTCACAGAGAGAAATCGGCTAAACGATGAGGAAGAGAGTTCCCAAAAGAAATGTCTTACAAACCCAGATAATTCATAAGCATAAAGATGAGCTAAACAATGCTCTTATACTATTAGTGCCCTTAACAGCATTAACGTTTATTTAACTGTCGTCACGTTGACATTCTTCAACCGCAACCGATATTTTCAGCTCTATACAGCTCACCCTTCGCACATGACTAGTCCTTTCTTATGTGCTTCACTCAGCTTCACACGTGCCAGGTGCCAGCTCCCAAATACTATATCAAAGCTCCCTCGTTCGAAGAACCTTGTCCACAAGGTTCAACAGAAGGAAACTTCTTCTGCAAGTCATAGAGATACTCCCAAGTTGCATTGGCTTCAGTCTCGTTAGTCCACTGAACCAGTACCATTGATGCTGCACGCCCCTGTCGCTTAACCATTTTTCGATCCAAGATAGCCACTGGTTCTTTGAGAAGGACATCCACAACCACATAAGGTAGTTGAGTCGAAGTGAGCACATTACCTACTGCTGCTTTAAGTTGAGAAACGTGGAACACCGGATGAATAAGTGAACCAGCAGGAAGCAACAGCCTCTAAGCGACCTTaccacaacaatcaacaatcttGTATGGGCCAAAATACTTGGGGGATAGCTTCTGATTAGAACGGACCACCACTGAGCCCTGACGGTAAGGCTGTAActttacaaaaaccaaattcCCTATAGCAAACTCCCTCGTTGTGCGATGAGCATCGGCGATCTGTTTCATCCTGTGTTGAGCCCTTAAAAGATGAAATTTCAGAATTAAGAGCATTTGTTCACGTTCTTGCAAACTCCTTGCTACTACCGCCACTTTAGATTCTCCAGGCAGGTAAGGTAAGTGGAGAGGAGGAGCTTGTCCAACACTGCCTCAAACGGACTCAATTGCGTTGCAGTGTGGAAATTGGTATTATACCAAAATTCAGCTAAAGGCAACCATTGACTCCATAAATGAGGGCGATCACTGCACATACACCGGAGATAAGTCTCCAAACAACGATTCACCACTTCAGTTTGGCCATCactctgaggatgataggcgCTGGAGAAATGCAAATCAACGCCTTGCATTGCAAACAGTTCCCGCCAAAATGCACTGAGAAACACTGTGTCTCGGTCACTTACAATCGAGCGAGGACATCCATGAAGCTTGTACACGGTTTCAAGGAACACTTGTGCCACAAACATAGCAGTGTAAGGATGGGAGAGAGCCATGAAGTGAGCTGCCTTTGTTAACCTGTCAACCACCACGAATATGATTGTTTTACCTACAGATTCCAGAAGACCGTCTATAAAGTCCATTGACAAATCAGTCCAGATTGCTTCTGGAATATCTAGAGGTTGGAGCAAACCAGGGTAAGCCGCAATCTCATATTTGCACCATTGACATACCACACAACTTCGAATATAGGTTTGAATATCCACAATCATTCCACGCCAATAGAACAAACCTTTCACCTTTTGATACGTTGCGTCTCTGCCAGAATGTCCTCCAGAACCCGAACAATGCATCCATTGGAGAATAGAGTTCCTGAGTTGAGAATCATTAGGGACTACGATTTTATTTTTCCTCCGCAATACAAACTGCACCCATGAGTAATGCTTCTTGGCATTTGGATTTGAAGAGAGCTCTGCAATGAGATGTTTTAACTCCGCATCGGTTTCATAATGAGCCTGAATGTCTTTCAGCAAATCACATTCTAACACGGACATAGCCATATGCAGGACCTCTGCTCCTTCGACTCTTGACAAAGCATCAGCTGCCACATTATCTTTACCTTGTCGGTATTGGATCTCGTAGTCAAACTCCAATAATTTTGGGAGCCATTGTTGCTGGATTGGTGTGTTCAAGCGTTTCTCCAAGAGATACTTGAGGCTTCGTTGATCTGTCTTTATGATAAAATGGTTGGGGAGTAGGTAGTGACGCCACTTCTGAATCGCAAAAACCACCGCCAACATTTCCTTCTTGTAGATAGACAGATTTAACTGTTTACCTTTTAAGTGGCGACTAATGAAAGCTAAAGGATGTCCCTCTTGCATAAGCATTGCCCCAATCCCTTTCGTACTTGCATCTGTTTCCACCAAGAAAGGCTTGTCAAACCGTGGTAAGGCAAGAACAGGAGCCTGACTCAATGCCATGTTAAGATGGTTGAAAGCCTCCAAAGCCTCAGATGACCACACAAACAAATCTTTTTAAGTGAGCAGAGTCAAAGGTCGAGCGATCCTGCCAAATTTTGACAAAAcgcctgtagtaacctgctagaCCCAAGAATCCTCTCAGTTGCTTCAAATTCACCGGTACGGGCCACTCTGTAACAGCGTTGACCTTGGCAGGGTCCGTAGACACTCCACCAGCAGCAATAAAATGCCCCAAATACTCAACTTTAGCTGTTGCAAAAGCGCACTTACCCTCCTTGGCATACAGTTGGTTCAAACGCATAGTGTGAAACACTTGCTGTAAATGTTTGACATGATCCTCCATATTCAGACTGTATACCAGTATGTCATCAAAGAAGATTAGGACGAACTTACGTAAGAACTCCTTGAACACCGAATTCATTAGCCCTTGAAATGTCGCTGGTGCATTGGTTAAGCCGAAAGGCATAACTAGGTATTCAAAGTGTCTGTTGTGAGTCTTGAATGCCGTTTTGTGGATATCCTCAGGTTCCATTCGAACTTGATGATAACTTGCACGCAAGTCAATCTTCGAAAATACCACATAACCTCCCAACTCGTCCATAAGATCCTCAATGAGTGGAATAGGGAATCTATTCGTTATGGTCAACCCATTTAGTCTTCTGTAATCAACACAAAGGCGCCACGTTCCGTCTTTCTTCTTTACTAACACCACCAGAGAAGAAAATGGACTTGAGCTGACACGTATGGTCCCTGCCTTCAACAACTCCTGAACAATCTTATCGATTTCATCTTTCTGATAAACTGCATAACGATAGGGCCTTTGATTCACAAGATCTGCTCCTTCTTTGAGCACAATCTTGTGGTTATGATCCTTCCTAAAAGGTGGTAAAGCTGTTGGCTCCTCAAAGATGTCAGAAAAGCTTTTCTTAAGTTGCAATACAGATGCGTTATTAACATTATCTTCAAGACTAGTTTCCGCAGTGAATAACATCATTCCGTCCGGTTCTAACACTTCATTGGCACAGATCATGGAGATTTGAGCCGACTCTTCTTGCACCTTGTTAAACTTGGTCGCTTTCATTGTTCTCACTGCTCCCTGCTTGATCCCATGAAGcaatattctttattttttccacCAGAACCCCATTTCTAACTTCTGCAGGTTCCAAGTCAAATCACCCAATGGTGCCAACCATTGAACTCCTAACACCATGTCACAACCTCATAAAGGGATTAACATGAAATCGTCCTTGAAAGGAGTGCCTTGGAATGTCCAGTCAAACTATGTCACCCTGCCCTGAACTCCCAGCTTACTTCCATCTGCCATTGTTACATTGGTAAACCCTGCTGACTGCACTGCAACTCCTAACGACTTAGCAGTTCGTGGATCCATAAAATTATGGGTGGATCATGTGTCTAAGAGGATTAACAATACCTTCTTACCATGTATCCCTCTCACTTTCAGAGTACGATATTCAGTGACCCCTGAAACAATACTGATTGAGACCCTTGGTGTATCATTGTCTTCATCACCAGTAACCTGAACTTCCGGATTCTCCCACTCTCCTGGTTCCTCATCCACTTCTATCATATAAACCTGTGACTTCTTATGCTTCAAGTAGTGATCAGGGGTGTATTTCTCATCACATATGTAACATAGCCCCTTGGCACATCGTTCACTCATTTCTTCTTGGGATAAGAATCTCCTGTTCTTTGGTGCTACAAAACTGGTGTCACTCTCAGAAGATTGAGCTACCTGCTTCTCCTTCTCAGCTACCTTTTTTTCACCATGGGACTAGCAAAGTTTGATTTAGATGACGTCCACCCTCCTGAATTCCCTTTCTGCACCGGATGAGCCTTCACATACAGCCTTCCCAATACTAAGCATTGACGAACTGTTTGGGGTTGAAACATGCGAATATGCATCTGTGTGTCCAATCTAAGGCCAGCTAGATAAGCTCTCATCAGGTAATCCTCAGAGAGAGTCACTCTGTTTTGTATCAACTCAAACCGTTGATGGTAATCAACAATAGCATTCATTTCCTGCAGCTGTTTAAGCTTCGCAACACATCCTCAAATCGTTCCTGCAACAACAATTTATAAGATGGCCAATCACGCAAAACATTCCTTCCCAACGGCGTCTGAACCAAAGACTGATGCCAAGCCGCCGCATGACTGTCAAAATGCATGGCCGCCATCTTAACCTTGAAATCACCAGGGGTGAAATCCAAAGAGAAAAAGTCCTCCACCTTGAAAAACCACTCCGACAGGCGTTCTCCATTGAATCGGGGAAAGTCGACATTTCCAACTCTTGTTAGCCCCGAATAGTGAATCTGATGATTCTGATAACCTGATCCGTCACCTCTGCTTTGATATCCTGATCCCTCTCCTCTGTTATGATCAGAACTCTCCACCACGCGCTCCGGTGTTGTCGATACTACCAGTGCTCCACCATCACAGATTTGCTTCCCACCAAATGAAGGTTGTTATCCAGacctcatcttcatcatttcaAACATATCGGCAATGTTtgcatcaatttttttgttttgttcagcaatatttttgttttgttcaataATCGCAACTTCTAAAGCTGAAGTTCGATCAAGTACCTGAGCGATCTGGGAACCCAGTGTAGTTTCCATCACTGGAACCACCGATCCACCCATTTCCAACACCTCTTCAGCTCGAGTGAGTTGAGATCTCGTTTCCACCGCTCGAGGACTCGCTTAGTTCTGATATCAGTGTTAACGAAATTAATAACTCAACAAATTTAACTAAGACAGAAATGATAAACGATACAACGTTCAAATAAAACGCAGAAACATCATTTCACCAGCAAGAATCTCACAGAGAGAAACCGGCTAAACGATGAGGAAGAGAGTTTCCAAAAGAAATGTCTTACAAACCCAGATAATTCATAAGCATAAAGATGAGCTAAACAATGCTCTTATACTACTAGTGCCGTTAACAGCGTTAACATTTATTTAACTGTCGTCACATTGACATTCTTCAACCGCAACCGACATTTCCAGCTC
The Camelina sativa cultivar DH55 chromosome 6, Cs, whole genome shotgun sequence genome window above contains:
- the LOC104699223 gene encoding F-box protein At4g22280-like, yielding MDVISSVPDEIIGHILSFLSTKEAVSTSLLSKRWRNLCAFSPNLHLDEFHYRNPNNSTSFIDFVDNIFAVSGNSPLKQFTLKHRQQSVDDATRVNSLICNVLTRGVLDLNLFIAGKSNYSLPLEFFTCKTIVNLKLGMGFGIGIVPESASLPALKTLFLDHVGFSSDVQALISACHVLEELTIRVDDCLHWKRTISCPTLQRLIITCQAFKACDPYRAKRVTFDTPNLSYLEYCDSVSNEYQAVNLDSLVEAKLTFESWTGNPQDLFNGLRSVKILELSDYQTSKDRNPSVYEAIAFIC